A region of the Candidatus Rokuibacteriota bacterium genome:
CGTCCGAGGTGGACGACCGGATGTTGGTGAGCTTCTTCTCCTTGGTGATGTTCACGTCGAGGTCGTTGTCGCGGGAGGTCTCGCCGACGACCTGGCCCTCGTAGACGGGCTCGCCCGGCCCGAGGAAGAGCTCGCCCCGAGGCTGGAGATGGTCGATGGCGTAGGCGGTGGTCCGGCCGGTGCGGTCGGACACCATGGCGCCGTTGGACCGGTGGGGGATGTCCCCCTGCCAGGGCGCATGCCCGTCGAAGAGGTGGTTCAGGAGCCCGGTGCCCCGGGTGTCGGTGAGGAACTCGGTGCGGTAGCCGATGAGCCCGCGCGAGGGGATGCGGTACTCGAGGCGCACCCGCCCGGTGCCGTGGTTCACCATCTTCGTCATCTGGCCCTTCCGGGGCCCCAGCTTCTGCGTGACGGCGCCGATGAACTCCTCGGGGATGTCCACCACCAGGGCCTCCATGGGCTCCAGCGTCTGGCCGTCCGCCTCCTTCGTGATGATCTGGGGCTTGCCCACCTCCATCTCGAAGCCTTCGCGCCGCATCATCTCCATGAGGATGGCCAGCTGCAGCTCGCCGCGACCGGAGACGCGGAAGGTGTCCGGTGAGTCGGTCTCCTCCACGCGGATGGCCACGTTGGTCCGCCGCTCCTTCCAGAGCCGGTCCCGGAGCTGGGTCGAGGTGACGAAGCGGCCCTCGCGCCCCGCGAAGGGCGAGACGTTGGCGGAGAAGAGCATGGACACCGTGGGCTCGTCGATGTGCATCACCGGCAGGGCCACCGGCTTCTCGGCGTCCGCGATGGTCTCCCCGATCTCCATGGCCTCGATGCCCGCGACGGCCACGAGGTCGCCGGCCCAGGCCTCCGCCACCTCCACGCGTTTGAGCCCCTCGTAGCCGTAGAGCACGGTGACCTTGGCCGTCTCCACGCCGCCGTCCCGGTGGACCACGGCGACCCGGTCGTACTGGCGGATGCGGCCGTTGACGATCCGGCCGATGACGAGCCGGCCCACGTAGTCGTCCCAGTCCAGCGAGGCCGCGCGGAGCTGGAGCCCCTGCGCCTCCTCGAACCGCGGCGGCGGGACATGGGTGAGGAGCGCGTCGAAGAGCGGGGCGAGGGTCTTTCCCTCCTCCGCAAGAATGGCGGTGGCGGTGCCCTTCCGCGCGTCCGTGTAGAGGACGGGGAAGTCCAGCTGCCCCTCGGAGGCGTCGAGATCGATGAAGAGGTCGTAGACCTCGTCGAGCACCTGGGCGGGGCGCGCGTCCTGGCGATCGATCTTGTTGATGACCACGATGGGGGGGAGCCCCGCCTCCAGCGCCTTCTTGAGGACGAAGCGCGTTTGGGGCAGTGGCCCCTCGGCGGCGTCCACCAGCAGGAGCACGCCGTCCACCAGCGTCAGCGTCCGCTCCACCTCGCCGCCGAAGTCGGCATGCCCCGGGGTGTCCACGACGTTGATCTTCACGTCCCGGTAGTGGATGGAGGTGTTCTTCGCCATGATCGTGATGCCCTTCTCGCGCTCCAGGTCGATGGAGTCCATGACGCGCTCCACCACGTGCTCGTTGGCGCGGAAGATGCCGGACTGCCAGAGCATGGCGTCCACCAGCGTGGTCTTGCCGTGGTCCACATGGGCGATGATGGCGACGTTGCGGATGTCGGGGCGCTCCAGCATGTCCTCACTGTAGCATGCCTTGTGGCGCCCGCGCGGCCTCTGGCATAATGGCGCATCCCAACTCAAGGAGGCCCACCGATGCGGTTCCGACTCCTCGCCCTCGTCACGGGGGCGGCGCTGCTGCTGGAGGTGCAGGGGCTCGCGTTCCCCGCGGCCGAGGCCCAGCAAGGAGGCAAGAGGGTGAAACAGTCCGCGGTCATCACCATGGAGAAGGGCGGGGAGATCAAGCTGGACTTCTTCCCGCAGGACGCGCCGAAGACGGTGGAGAACTTCGTCACGCTGTCCAGGAAGGGCTTCTATGACGGGCTCACCTTCCACCGCGTCGAGCCCGGCTTCGTCGTCCAGGGCGGCGACCCCAAGGGCACCGGCATGGGCGGCCCCGGCTACACCATCAAGGCCGAGTTCAACAGGCAGAAGCATGTCCGGGGCTCGCTGGCCATGGCGCGCTCGCAGCACCCGGACTCTGCCGGCAGCCAGTTCTACATCTGCCTCGCGGCGGCACCCTTCCTGGACGGCAACTACACCGTGTTCGGCATCGTCACCTCGGGCATGGACGTCGTGGACAAGATCCGGAAGGGCGACACGATGAAGTCCGTGAAGATCGTCGAGGCGGCACAGTAGCCGTGGCCTGGTCGCTCCTCATCCGGAACGGAACCGTCGTGGACGGCAGCGGCGCCCCCGGCGTGCGCGCCGACGTGGCGGTGGAGGGCGACCGCATTGCCGCGGTCGGCGCCGGGCTCGCCGGCGAGGCGGCCCGCGTCATCGACGCCGGAGGGCTCACGGTGGCGCCGGGCTTCATCGACATCCACTCGCACTCCGACCTCTTCTACCACGCCTGCCCCGCGGCCGAGTCCAAGGTGCGCCAGGGTGTCACCACCGAGGTGGTGGGGATGTGTTCCTTCTCGCCGGCCCCCGTGGCGCCCGGGCGGGCGGACATCCTCCGGGCGTGGGCCGGGGGCATCGGCTCCCAGCTGCCCATCGCCTGGCAGAGCTTCGGCGAGTACCTCGCCCACGTGCGGCGGCTCGGGCTCTCGGTGAACGTCGTCCAGTTCGCGGGCCAGGGGGCGCTGCGGCTGGCGACCGTCGGG
Encoded here:
- the typA gene encoding translational GTPase TypA, with product MLERPDIRNVAIIAHVDHGKTTLVDAMLWQSGIFRANEHVVERVMDSIDLEREKGITIMAKNTSIHYRDVKINVVDTPGHADFGGEVERTLTLVDGVLLLVDAAEGPLPQTRFVLKKALEAGLPPIVVINKIDRQDARPAQVLDEVYDLFIDLDASEGQLDFPVLYTDARKGTATAILAEEGKTLAPLFDALLTHVPPPRFEEAQGLQLRAASLDWDDYVGRLVIGRIVNGRIRQYDRVAVVHRDGGVETAKVTVLYGYEGLKRVEVAEAWAGDLVAVAGIEAMEIGETIADAEKPVALPVMHIDEPTVSMLFSANVSPFAGREGRFVTSTQLRDRLWKERRTNVAIRVEETDSPDTFRVSGRGELQLAILMEMMRREGFEMEVGKPQIITKEADGQTLEPMEALVVDIPEEFIGAVTQKLGPRKGQMTKMVNHGTGRVRLEYRIPSRGLIGYRTEFLTDTRGTGLLNHLFDGHAPWQGDIPHRSNGAMVSDRTGRTTAYAIDHLQPRGELFLGPGEPVYEGQVVGETSRDNDLDVNITKEKKLTNIRSSTSDEAVRLTPPRTMSLEQCLEWIREDELLEVTPKSLRLRKKQLGGRRR
- a CDS encoding peptidylprolyl isomerase gives rise to the protein MRFRLLALVTGAALLLEVQGLAFPAAEAQQGGKRVKQSAVITMEKGGEIKLDFFPQDAPKTVENFVTLSRKGFYDGLTFHRVEPGFVVQGGDPKGTGMGGPGYTIKAEFNRQKHVRGSLAMARSQHPDSAGSQFYICLAAAPFLDGNYTVFGIVTSGMDVVDKIRKGDTMKSVKIVEAAQ